The Jannaschia sp. GRR-S6-38 genomic interval TCGAGCAGGAAGAACAGCCACAGGCCCAGCAGATTCAGCACGATCACCGCGCCATAGGTGTAGAGGAACGGGATCACCGTGGCATCCGCGGTCCATTTGACGATCTGCGGCCCGATGAAGGCCGAGATCAGCCCGCCCGCCATCACGTAGCTGATCGCCTTGGGCCGGAACGCGTCCGAGGCCGTGTCGGTCGCCGCGAAGCGGTAGAAGCCCAGCGTCGACATGAAGATGCCGGTGAGAAAAGCGCCGGCCAGGAAGACCAGGAAGCTGGAGAACAGAAGCCCCGTCACCGACAGCGCCGCACCGCAGGCCCCCGCCAGGGCGCCCAGCACGAAGCCGAAGCGGCGGCCCTTCGCCTGCATCAGCGGGCTGATCCAGGGCGCCGTCGTCATCGAACCGAAGACGATCAGGCTGATCGGCAGCGTCGCCAGCAGCGGCGTGGGCGCGAGCGTCATGCCGGCCAGCCCGCCCACGACGAAATTCGCCGGAAGCTGCGCGCCGAGGATCGCCTGCGCGGCGACAAGTACGGCGACGTTGCGCTTGGCGCGGGTGTCCGCGAGCGGGGTGTCGGGGATGGCCGTCATGCGGATCGTCTAGCCCGCGGCGCGCGCCCGGACCAGAGCGGCTTTGTGCCGCTACATCGCCTCCGGCGCGATCAGATGCGCGAAGGACCCCATGGCCGCGCCGTCGCGCAGGCCCATCGCCGGCAGCGCCACGCCCTCGGCATCCGCGGCCTCGAAAAGCGGCGGGCCATCGGCGCGCAGCGTCGTGGCGTAATGGAATTCGTGCCCCGCCCAATGCCCCGCGAACGGGCCGTGCAACGCGTGCAGATGGCGATAGCCCAGGTGCAGCCGGCGTTCGGCGAAGCTGGTCTCCAGCCGCAGAAGCCCCGCCATCGCGTGACGGGTGCCCTCGGCATCCACCAGCCCGTCGCCCATCACCATGTAGCCGCCGCATTCGCCGAAGACGGGACGGTCCTTGAGCGAGGCGAGGAAGCGCCCGGCGGCGGCGATGCGCCCGGCATGAAGCTCGGGATAGCCGCCGGGCAGGTAGACGAGATCGGCCTCCGGGGCGGGTTCGTCCTCCAGCGGGGCGAAAGCGACGATCTCCGCCCCCGCGCGGCGCCAGCCGTCCAAGAGATGCGGATAGGCGAAGGCGAAGGCGGCGTCGCGGGCGATTGCGATGCGCTGCGCCGGCGGGGCGAAGACGGGCGGCGCCGCCTCGGGCAGGGGGGCGGCGAGCGCCGCCAGCGCTTCTAGGTCGACATCGCGCGCCATGGTGGCGCCGGCATGGGCGAGATAGGCGTTGAGATCGGGCCGCTCGCCCGCCGGGACCAGCCCCAGATGGCGCGCGGGCGCGGCGAGGCCCGGGTCGCGCGGAACGGCGCCGAGGACGGGCAGGGGGCAGGCGGCGCGCAGCATCGTTTCGTGCCGGTCGGACCCCACCCGGTTCAGGATGACGCCCGCGACCCGAACCCGCGGATCGTGCCCCGCGAACCCCGCGACCAGCGGGCCGATGGACTGGGCCATCCGAGCCGCGTCGACCACCAGCACCACCGGCAGGTCCAGCATCCGCGAGAGATCGGCCACCGACCCGCGGCCCGCGGGCGGCGCGCCGTCGAAAAGGCCCATCGCGCCCTCGATCAGCAGAAGGCCCGGCCCGGCGGCGAGGCCCGCGATGGCCTCGGGCGTCATCGCCCAGGCATCGAGATTGGGGCAGGGCGCGCCGCAGGCGGCCTCGTGAAAGCGGGGGTCGATATAGTCGGGTCCGGATTTCGCGCCCCGGACCGCTTCGCCCCGGTCCCGGAAGGCGCGCAGAAGGCCCAGCGTCACGGTCGTCTTGCCCGCGCCGGAGCTCGGGGCGGCGAGGATCAGGCCCGGCATGATCGGCCTCCGGATGCGGCGCGATGCGGCGGCGACAGGTCGCGCCGCGCGGCAGCGGATTCATGGATCGACCGGCGCGCGGGGCGCGGGCCGCGGGTCACGCGCTTTCCGCCGGACGGCGCCGATCCAGCGGGTCGGTGTCGCGCGGGCCCTCGCCGCGGGCCTGCGCCTGCCAGTCCAGCGCCTGGCGCAGCGCCACCGCGAGGCCCACGCAGATGATCGCGGGCGGCTCCAGCCCCGCCGCGGCGATATCGGCCTCGACCCGCGCGAGCGTCGTCTCGATGGTGCGCTGGCCCTCCAGCGTCGCGGTCGTGGTGACGGCGACCGGCTCGGAGGGCGCGCGCCCGGCCTCGATCAGCCGGGCGGCGATCTGGCCGATATGCTTCATGCCCATGTAGATTACGATGACCTGGCTGCCCCGCGCGATCCCCGCCCAGTCGAGCGCGGCGGGGGCGTTGCCGCTGGCATCGTGGCCCGTGACGAAGGTGACCGACTGGTTCACGTCGCGATGGGTCACCGGGATGCCCGCATAGGCCAGCCCGGCGATCCCCGCGGTGATGCCTGGCACGATGCGGATCGGCACGCCGTGCTGCACCAGGGTCTGGGCCTCCTCGCCGCCGCGGCCGAAGACGAAGGGATCGCCGCCCTTCAGGCGCAGCACCCGGCGCCCGGCCCGCGCCAGCTCGACCAGGCGCAGCGAGATGTCGCGCTGCTTGGCCGACGGCTTGCCGCCCCGCTTGCCGGCATAGATCAGCTCGGCCTGCGGCGCCCAGTCCAGCACCGCCTCGCCAACCAGCGCGTCGTAGACGATGACGTCGGCCTGCCGCAGCGCGTTGAGCGCGTGCAGCGTCAGAAGCCCCGGGTCGCCCGGACCCGCCCCGCACAGCCAGACCCAGCCGGGCTGCATCCGGGGCCAGTCATGGGAGGACGGGAGATCGGTCATGCCCCTCCATGCCACCCCGCGGCGCGCGTGGAAAGACGGCGCGCGACCATTGGCGGCGCCCGGGCGCCGTGGCATGGCTTGGCGCATGGGCGAGACACCGAAGCTCCGCCGGGGATGGACCACCGGCGCCTGCGCCACCGCCGCCTGCAAGGCGGCGCTCGAAGGGCTGTGGGGCGCGGGCGTGCCGGAGCGGGTCTCGATCACGCTGCCGAAGGGCGAGACGCCCGAATTCGCGGTCGTGGGCGGCGCGGTTGGCGACGGCTGGGCCGAGGCGGGGGTGATCAAGGACGCGGGCGACGACCCCGACGTGACCCATGGCGCGACGATCCGCGTGCGGGTCGCGGCCTCCGCTGGCGGCGTCCTGTTCCGCGCGGGCGAAGGGGTGGGGCGCGTGACCAAGCCCGGCCTGCCCATCGCGGTGGGCGAGCCCGCGATCAACCCGGTCCCGCGCGCCATGATGGACGAGATCGTGGCCGAGGTCGCCGCCCGGCACGCGCGCCGCCCCGATATCGAGATCACCGTCAGCATCCCCGGCGGGGCCGAAATCGCGGAGCGCACCTGGAATCCCCGGCTGGGCATCGCGGGCGGGCTGTCGATCCTCGGGACGACGGGGATCGTCCGGCCGTTCTCCTGCGCGGCCTGGATCGCGTCGATCCACCGGGGCGTGGACGTGGCCCGCGCGAGTGGGCTGACCCATGTCGCG includes:
- a CDS encoding cobyrinate a,c-diamide synthase encodes the protein MPGLILAAPSSGAGKTTVTLGLLRAFRDRGEAVRGAKSGPDYIDPRFHEAACGAPCPNLDAWAMTPEAIAGLAAGPGLLLIEGAMGLFDGAPPAGRGSVADLSRMLDLPVVLVVDAARMAQSIGPLVAGFAGHDPRVRVAGVILNRVGSDRHETMLRAACPLPVLGAVPRDPGLAAPARHLGLVPAGERPDLNAYLAHAGATMARDVDLEALAALAAPLPEAAPPVFAPPAQRIAIARDAAFAFAYPHLLDGWRRAGAEIVAFAPLEDEPAPEADLVYLPGGYPELHAGRIAAAGRFLASLKDRPVFGECGGYMVMGDGLVDAEGTRHAMAGLLRLETSFAERRLHLGYRHLHALHGPFAGHWAGHEFHYATTLRADGPPLFEAADAEGVALPAMGLRDGAAMGSFAHLIAPEAM
- the cobA gene encoding uroporphyrinogen-III C-methyltransferase, with the translated sequence MTDLPSSHDWPRMQPGWVWLCGAGPGDPGLLTLHALNALRQADVIVYDALVGEAVLDWAPQAELIYAGKRGGKPSAKQRDISLRLVELARAGRRVLRLKGGDPFVFGRGGEEAQTLVQHGVPIRIVPGITAGIAGLAYAGIPVTHRDVNQSVTFVTGHDASGNAPAALDWAGIARGSQVIVIYMGMKHIGQIAARLIEAGRAPSEPVAVTTTATLEGQRTIETTLARVEADIAAAGLEPPAIICVGLAVALRQALDWQAQARGEGPRDTDPLDRRRPAESA
- a CDS encoding cobalt-precorrin-5B (C(1))-methyltransferase, which translates into the protein MGETPKLRRGWTTGACATAACKAALEGLWGAGVPERVSITLPKGETPEFAVVGGAVGDGWAEAGVIKDAGDDPDVTHGATIRVRVAASAGGVLFRAGEGVGRVTKPGLPIAVGEPAINPVPRAMMDEIVAEVAARHARRPDIEITVSIPGGAEIAERTWNPRLGIAGGLSILGTTGIVRPFSCAAWIASIHRGVDVARASGLTHVAGCTGATSERVVQALHGLPDHAMLDMGDFAGGMLKYLARHPIPRVTVGGGIGKLTKLAQGAMDLHSARSQVDFAALSDWAGQDLTGCNTALEAVTRAPGLAPIVAARARARIREVIDAEVDVVVIDRAGTVLAHAG